In Hoeflea ulvae, one genomic interval encodes:
- the paaA gene encoding 1,2-phenylacetyl-CoA epoxidase subunit PaaA — protein MYSQGLIGADSSTTESEEFLKTFQARVDREEKIEPNDPMPEGYRRTLVRQIGQHAHSEIVGMLPEGNWITRAPSLRRKIALLAKVQDEGGHGLYLYSAAETLGVSREQMTEELLSGKAKYSSIFNYPTPTWADIGAIGWLVDGAAIMNQIPLCRCSYGPYARAMIRVCKEESFHQRQGYEIMMTLAKGSDEQKEMAQDALNRWWWPSLMMFGPSDTESTNSDQSMMWKIKRFSNDELRQKFITATVPQAEYLGLSVPDPDLEWNEETKLYDHGEIDWAEFKAVVKGDGQMNRDRLRARNKAWDDGAWVREAALAHAEKRANRQPLAQEAAE, from the coding sequence ATGTACAGCCAGGGCCTGATCGGCGCGGACTCAAGCACCACGGAATCGGAAGAGTTTCTCAAAACCTTCCAGGCGCGGGTTGACCGCGAGGAAAAGATCGAACCCAACGACCCGATGCCCGAAGGCTACCGCCGCACACTGGTGCGCCAGATTGGCCAGCACGCACATTCCGAAATCGTCGGCATGCTGCCCGAGGGCAACTGGATCACCCGCGCCCCGTCGCTCCGCCGCAAGATCGCGCTGCTGGCCAAGGTGCAGGACGAAGGCGGCCACGGCCTCTATCTCTATTCGGCGGCTGAAACGCTGGGCGTTTCCCGCGAGCAGATGACCGAGGAGCTGCTCTCGGGCAAGGCCAAGTATTCCTCGATCTTCAACTACCCGACGCCCACCTGGGCCGATATCGGCGCCATTGGCTGGCTCGTCGATGGCGCTGCGATCATGAACCAGATCCCTCTCTGCCGCTGCTCCTACGGGCCTTATGCCCGTGCCATGATCCGCGTCTGCAAGGAAGAAAGCTTCCACCAGCGCCAGGGCTACGAGATCATGATGACGCTGGCCAAGGGTTCCGACGAGCAGAAGGAGATGGCGCAGGATGCGCTCAATCGCTGGTGGTGGCCATCGCTGATGATGTTCGGCCCGTCGGACACCGAAAGCACCAATTCCGACCAGTCGATGATGTGGAAGATCAAGCGCTTCTCCAATGACGAGCTCAGACAGAAATTCATCACCGCCACCGTGCCGCAGGCGGAATATCTCGGCCTCAGTGTACCCGATCCCGATCTCGAGTGGAACGAAGAGACCAAACTATACGACCACGGCGAGATCGACTGGGCCGAGTTCAAGGCCGTGGTCAAGGGCGACGGCCAGATGAACCGCGACCGGCTGCGCGCCCGCAACAAGGCCTGGGACGATGGCGCCTGGGTGCGAGAGGCAGCGCTTGCCCATGCGGAAAAACGCGCCAACCGCCAACCGCTCGCGCAGGAGGCCGCCGAATGA
- a CDS encoding DUF3291 domain-containing protein — MTAKMHVAELNIARPRYPLEDERMAGFTNNLDRINALAERSPGFVWRLTGDGNDATDLVFPGEPDAIVNISVWESAEALEHFVWNTVHAKIYNQKDRWFPAFGKPYFVMWPVPVGHEPGLDEAFARLTRLTVSGNTDVAFGWDGLPQLKSWMEKRCA; from the coding sequence ATGACCGCCAAGATGCACGTGGCTGAACTCAATATCGCCCGCCCACGCTACCCGCTTGAAGACGAACGGATGGCGGGTTTCACCAACAATCTCGACCGCATCAACGCCCTTGCCGAACGCAGCCCCGGATTTGTCTGGCGTTTGACCGGCGACGGCAATGATGCAACCGATCTGGTCTTTCCCGGCGAACCGGATGCCATTGTCAATATCTCCGTCTGGGAGAGTGCGGAAGCCCTGGAACACTTTGTCTGGAACACGGTTCACGCCAAGATCTACAATCAGAAAGACCGGTGGTTTCCCGCATTCGGCAAACCCTATTTCGTCATGTGGCCGGTTCCCGTCGGGCACGAGCCGGGACTGGACGAAGCCTTTGCAAGACTGACCCGGCTGACGGTCAGTGGAAACACTGACGTAGCCTTCGGCTGGGATGGCCTGCCGCAACTCAAGAGCTGGATGGAGAAACGTTGTGCCTGA
- the paaB gene encoding 1,2-phenylacetyl-CoA epoxidase subunit PaaB yields MSNSKTPHLTPLWEVFIRPRNGLHHRHVGSLHAADSALALQSARDVYTRRGEGNSIWVVRSSDIAASDPSFAEPNFEPADDKIYRHPSFYDIPDEVGHM; encoded by the coding sequence ATGAGCAATTCGAAAACACCGCACCTCACGCCGCTTTGGGAAGTCTTCATCCGCCCGCGCAACGGCCTGCACCATCGCCATGTCGGCTCGCTGCATGCGGCTGATTCCGCGCTGGCGCTGCAGTCGGCCCGCGATGTCTACACCCGCCGCGGTGAAGGCAATTCGATCTGGGTGGTCCGCTCGTCCGATATCGCGGCTTCCGATCCGTCCTTTGCAGAGCCCAATTTCGAGCCCGCCGACGACAAGATCTACCGCCACCCCTCCTTCTACGACATCCCCGATGAAGTGGGGCACATGTGA
- the paaC gene encoding 1,2-phenylacetyl-CoA epoxidase subunit PaaC, producing MSAPVASAEETAVRAIIEIADDGLILGHRLSEWCGHAPILEEELALANMGLDLLGQARALYACAGELEGKGRSEDDFAFLRRERDYRNCLLVERENRDFAHTMLRQLYFAAFMQPMWQAIAESSSDENLRGIAAKADKEMTYHLRHAGEWVIRLGDGTEESAARMADAVTELHRYTGELFMASPARAQAITNGLLPDPETIRATWDDTIATVFAAAKLELPEVRVPQKGGRDGIHGEDMGHLLAELQFMQRAYPGQTW from the coding sequence ATGAGCGCGCCCGTTGCAAGCGCTGAGGAAACCGCCGTCCGCGCCATCATCGAAATCGCCGATGATGGATTGATCCTCGGCCATCGCCTGTCGGAATGGTGCGGCCATGCGCCGATCCTCGAGGAAGAACTGGCGCTGGCCAATATGGGGCTCGATCTGCTCGGCCAGGCCCGCGCGCTCTATGCCTGTGCCGGTGAGCTCGAAGGCAAGGGCCGCAGCGAGGATGATTTCGCCTTCCTGCGCCGCGAGCGCGACTATCGCAACTGCCTGCTGGTCGAACGCGAAAACCGCGATTTCGCCCATACCATGTTGCGCCAGCTCTATTTTGCAGCCTTCATGCAGCCCATGTGGCAGGCCATCGCCGAGAGCTCCAGCGACGAGAACCTGCGCGGCATCGCCGCCAAGGCCGACAAGGAAATGACCTATCACCTGCGCCATGCCGGCGAATGGGTGATCCGCCTGGGCGACGGCACTGAAGAAAGTGCCGCCCGCATGGCTGACGCCGTGACTGAGCTGCACCGCTACACCGGCGAGCTGTTCATGGCCTCGCCTGCCCGTGCCCAGGCGATCACGAACGGCCTGCTGCCTGATCCGGAAACCATCCGCGCCACATGGGATGACACCATCGCCACTGTCTTCGCTGCCGCCAAGCTTGAGCTGCCGGAAGTCCGTGTCCCGCAAAAGGGCGGTCGCGACGGCATTCATGGCGAGGACATGGGCCATCTGCTGGCCGAGCTGCAGTTCATGCAGCGCGCCTATCCCGGCCAGACCTGGTAA
- the paaD gene encoding 1,2-phenylacetyl-CoA epoxidase subunit PaaD, protein MTKDHATPFADFELVRALEVASAVPDPEVPCVTVADLGILRSVSRDETGAIVVRLTPTYSGCPAVIAIEMAVETALLSAGIDSTIERVMSPAWTTDWISNEGREKLRAYGIAPPVGSSGGRRAFFAEDVIACPRCGSTHTTKISEFGSTACKAHYRCDDCAEPFDYFKCI, encoded by the coding sequence ATCACCAAGGATCACGCCACGCCTTTTGCAGACTTCGAGCTCGTCCGCGCGCTCGAGGTGGCAAGCGCCGTGCCCGATCCGGAAGTGCCCTGCGTTACGGTCGCCGATCTCGGCATCCTGCGCTCGGTCAGCCGTGACGAGACCGGCGCCATCGTGGTCCGATTGACGCCGACCTATTCCGGGTGCCCGGCAGTGATCGCCATTGAGATGGCGGTTGAGACAGCGCTGCTAAGCGCCGGAATCGACTCCACAATCGAGCGCGTCATGTCGCCGGCCTGGACCACCGACTGGATATCCAATGAAGGCCGCGAGAAACTGCGCGCCTATGGCATCGCCCCGCCGGTGGGCTCGTCGGGTGGCCGTCGCGCCTTCTTCGCAGAAGACGTGATCGCCTGCCCGCGCTGCGGCTCGACCCACACCACGAAGATCTCCGAATTCGGCTCCACCGCCTGCAAGGCGCATTACCGTTGCGATGATTGCGCCGAACCGTTCGATTATTTCAAGTGCATCTGA